The following DNA comes from Burkholderia stabilis.
GTCAGCGCCGTCAAACCCGGCGCAGTCAATGACGAAATCACGCTGCGCACGCAGGACGGCCTCGACATCGTCGCCGTGATCACGCACGGCAGCGCGGCTTCGCTGGGCCTCGCGGCCGGCTCGAAGGCGTTCGCGCTCGTCAAGGCGTCGTCGGTCATCGTGATGGTCGACGTCGACAGCAGCAAGGTATCGGCCCGCAACTGCGTCGCAGGCACCGTGGCGTCGGTCGCGAAAGGCGCCGTCAATTCGGAAGTCGTGATCAAGGCCACAGGCGGCGCAGAGATCGTCGCGATCGTCACCAACGACAGCGTCGATCGTCTCGGCCTCGCGAGCGGCACCGCCGCATCCGCGATCTTCAAGGCATCGAGCGTGATCGTCGGCGTCGAGTGATCGCGTGACGATCGCGATGGCGATCTGCTTCAAGCCGCGCATACGCGCGGATCGTGCAGCCCGGCCGTCATGCGGGTGCGCACGATGACACCCGCGTCCGAACCGGCATTGCAGGCGCTGCTGTCCGCAACGAACAGCAGCGATTCTTCCGATGCACGCCTGTTCGGCACCCTCGTTGCGGCGCGCGCGTGCCGCAATGAACTCTCGCTGCTCGGCCTGTCACCGGGCCAACTGACCGGCCTGCTGGCCCGGCAATTTCCACGCCTGCCTGCCACCGATGCCGCCGAATTCGCGCCGACCATCGCGATGGCGCTGTTGCCAGCCGAACACTCGGCATTCGTCGCAACGCTGCACGCGCGGCTGATGGGCGACGCGAATCCCGCCGTCGCCCGCGACGACGCCGACTGTCTCGCGTCGATCATCGCGCACGCGTGCCTGCGTCCCGATCACCTGTGGCGTGACCTCGGGCTTGACGGACGCGATGCGGTTTCCGCGATGCTCGATCGTTACTTCCCTGCGCTCGCAGCACGCAACGTCGCCCACCTGCGCTGGAAGCGATTCCTCGCGCAGGAAGTCGCGGCCTCGCTCGGCGTGCCGCCGGGGCCTGCCCCGGATGCCCGGGCTGCGAGGATTTCGGTTTCTGTTTTCCTCCCGCGCGATAGCGGCCACGGCGGCTCGTGCTGCCCGATCGTTTCATCGCATCGCCAACCGGAGAAACGCCTTGACCGATATTGCGAGCCCCAACCTGCCGTCGCGCGACTTCGAAGCCACGTCCCGCTTCTACGAAAAACTGGGCTTCACCGAAACCTGGCGCGACGACGGCTGGATGATCCTCAAGCGTGGCGACCTGTTGCTGGAATTCTTTCCGCACCCCGAACTCGATCCGGCGACGAGCTGGTTCAGTTGCTGCTTCCGGCTCGCGCATGTCGGCGCGTTCTTCGACGACGTGCTCGCGGCCGGCATTCCGGAGCAAGCGACCGGCTGGCCGCGTGCACACCGGCCGACACGCGAAGCGTGGGGCGGCATGGTCGGCGCGCTGATCGATCCGGACGGTTCGCTGATCCGGTTGATCCAGACGGAAGACTAGGCCCGCATCTTCTGCCGCCGCCGCGATCGAGCGGTGATGGAATGCACGGGCGCACGCTTCGGCGCACGTCCCATAAACGGTCACCTTGCGACATGCGTCGCATGCTGCGCGTCTGTCTGCCGTTCATCACGATCACGCAATCAATGCCGGTGCCGGTGATGAATGTCCGGAAAATGCGCGTGGCTGTGCGTGATCGGCAGGTGCACGTGCGGATGCGTGTGCGGTTCGTTGCCGTCGTAGGGAAAGTCGTGCGCATGCTGGTGGTGTTCGTCGTGCCGATGCCGGTGCGTATGCTCGAGCCGCTCATGCGCATGCGTGTGTTCGTGCCGTTCACGCACGTGCAGCCAGATGCCGAGCGCCATCAGCGCGGCGGCGATCCAGAACGTCGCGGGCGGCAGCGCGGGCCAGATCAGCAGCGACAATACGACGCCGAACAACGGCGCGATCGAGAAATACGCGCCCGTGCGCGCGCTGCCGAGATGACGCAGCGCGACGACGAACAGCACGAGGCTGATCCCGTAGCCGCCGAGCCCCGTGAGCATCGCAGCGGCCGTCACCGGTACGGCAGGCAGCGTCGCCCCGGTCGCCAGCGCGATGCCGATATTCACGGGCCCGGCGACCAGCCCTTTCACGCACGCGATGACCATTGCGTCGTTCGCGGCGACCTTGCGGGTCAGGTTGTTGTCGATCGCCCAGCACAGGCATGCGCCGACGATCAGCAGCGCACCGACCGGCACGCCGGCGTGCCCCGGCGTCCACGACAGCAGCGTGCCGCCTGCGACGATCGCGACCATCCCGAGGAACACCTGCGTATCCACGTTCTCGCGAAACACGACCCACGCGATGACGGCCGTCAGTACGCCTTCCAGATTGAGCAACAGCGCGCTCGTCGCAGCGGGCGTGCTCGACAGCCCGAGCATCAGCAACGCCGGACCGGCCACGCCGCCCGCCGCGATCGCGCCGGCCAGCCACGGCAGGTCGGCACGCTGCATCGGCGCGGCGGCGGCCGGAGCGCGACGGTTGTGCAGTCGGCGCAGCAGGATTCCCGTGCCGAGCCCGACGCCGCTGCCGAGATAGAACAGGCCCGCAACCATGAACGGCGACATTGCGCCGATCAGCACCTTGGCGAGCGGTGTCGCGGCGCCGAACAGCGCGGCAGCGGTAAGCGCGACGAAAATCGCGGAGTGTCTCGGGTTCATGATCCGGTTCGAGTCGATGTGTGAAAACGGAGGTAGCTTCAGGTCGTGCCGGTGCACGCTTCCCGTACCTTTCCAAATGCAAGCTGCATCGCGGCGGGTAACGGGTTCGTCGAATGTCGAACCTGGTGAGATTATCGCGCGTCATCGTGTCACGATGGCTGCGTAGCATCGCTTACTTGCGAATCGATGATCCCGGCATCATTACTTCAGGAAACCGAACTATCTGGTTGAAGCGTCGCTGCATTCACGCATGCATAACGTTCATGCGCAAATGACAACGCCGATGCCTCGCACGTGCGGAGTCAATTGACGGACGGGCGTTGTCCGGTCGCGTTGTCTGTCCGATGCTGGATAGTGCGTGCCGGCAAGTCAGGCGCCGGTGGAGGCAGTCCTGACCTGCCTCTGTCGAGGCAGGTCAGTCTGTTGTGTCATGCGCCGCATCCGGAAAGCATGCGGGCAAGCGCCGTGCAGTCAGCGGCGGTGCAGTGTGTGTTACTCGTTTCCGGCCGTTTGCTGCTCGACCTGCGGCACGACGTCGGTCTGCGCTTGCGCGCTCGCCGGTTGCGGTGCGGCGACGGCCTCGGCTTGCTGCTCGGCTTGCTGCTCGGCTTGCTGCTCGGCTTGCTGCTCGGCTTGCTGCTCGGCTTGCTGCTCGGCCTTCGGCTGCTGCGCGCCCTTGGCCTGTTGCGCCGCACCCTTGCCACCGGGGCGGCGTGCCTTCAGGCGGCGTGCGCGGGCGGCGTCGTCATGCGTCACCCGCCCTGCTTCGTTGCCCTGCAGATCGACGCGCACCGCGTCTTCGACCAGGCACGACCAGTAACGGTTGCCGCGGCACCACGTCGACATCGCTTCGCGCAGTTCGGCCTCGTTGAGACCCACGGCCTGTGCCTCGCGTGCGAGGTCGTCCCAGATGCCGACCTTAAGCGGCACTTTGGGGGCCGGATTCTTCGGGAACGCATTCGGAAACTTCCGCTGCAGTTTGCCGATCGCAACGATGACCGGATCGACCGGCGCGGACGGCTTCGCCGAAGCGGGCTTCGCACGGTGCGGCGCTTTGGGGCCCGCACCCGGTTTGGCGCCACGCGGCGGCTGGCCGCCGGACTTCGGCTTCGCGCCGGCGTCCGTCGGCGCTGCCGGCCGCTTTGCGTTGCGCTCCTGCTTGGCCTTCGCTGCGAGCTGCGCCCGCAATTCGGCAAGTTGTTCAAAACCCATAAATTCAATCCACCAGGAATATAAGGTGTGTTTCGTGCGGCCATTCCGTGCGGCACAAATGCTTCGCCGCCACACGTACGACCCGTCTGCCGACGATGCGGAACACTACGGGGCCGCATCGCGCACGCCACTCTGTTTTCAGGCACCCGGCCACGATGCCGGACAAGGCAGGAGTGGAAGTATACCGGTACGCGCGGCAGCCGGCTGACTCGCCGGTCTGCAATTGCCCGATCCGGGGGGCGGGAAATGCGTCCGCGCGGTCGTGTTGCGCATTATATGGATACGTTTCCGGAAGTCACGCCGTTCGCGCCGTCATCGGAAATCGGGTCAGTTTCACTCGACACGATCGGCCCGGTTTCGGCGTCCGCCAATGACAGACATGTGGCATTCCGCGTGGCGGGAGTGCAGCTATTCCGCGTAACGACGGATCGGTGCAACGTCGCACGACATGTCATCCACCCTTCGATCAGACCGGCATCCGCACGCGACTCGTTGCGTCCGCATCGATCGCGTGGAGTACGAAAATACCGGAAATTGCGTAGTATGGCCGGATCAGCGTCGTCGGCAGCGTACCTCGGCTCGTTTCGCTGCGCGCCCGGTTAGCCCTCGACGCCCCTTGCCTGCAAAAAACCGGTTGTACGAAACGGAGCGGATACATGGTTCCCCGACACGACATCCCGCGCGACGGCGTCACGCGCGAGGAGATTCACCATCGGCAGATCGACATGCGCGGCTATCGGCGCAGCGACGGCCTGTTCGAAGTGACGGCCTGCCTCGCGGACCGCAAGACCAGCGATTTCACGCCGCCGGGCGGCACGCGGACCGTCACGGCGCTGTCGCCGGTCCACGACCTCGGCGTGACGCTGGTCTTCGACGCCGACATGGTCGTCCGGGACGTATCCACGTTCATCCGTTCGCATCCGTATGCGGAGTGTCCGGGCGGCGGCGACTCGCTGCAGGCGCTTGTCGGGCTGAACATCGGCGCAGGCTGGAACAGCGAGGTGCGCAAGCGCCTGCCGTCCTGCGATACGTGCACGCACTTGAAGGAATTGCTCGGGCCGATCGCAACCACGGCCTATCAGACGATGGTCGGCATGCGACGGTCGTCGCTCGACTACCGCGACAGCGAAGGAAAGCCGCTCAAGATCGACAGTTGCCATGCGTATGGCGCATCGCGCGATCTCGTGAAACGTCTTTGGCCCGAATACCACCGGCCTGCTGCGCCGGCAAAGGGCGGCTAGCGCCTCGCCCGACGTCCGGTCCGGCATCCGCGGGCGGTATCGCTCGAGGGTGTGTGCGTTGTCTGCATGGTCGCACGCCTCTTTTTTCACGAGCCGCCACTGCCGCCACTCGGGCGATCAGAAGACGCCCAGCGCGAGTCCCGCGGCGAGACCTGCGCCCAGTTCGGCGCAGCGCGCGAGGTCTTCGCCGTCGATCGTCTTCGCGGCGAGGATGCGCTCCGGCGTCTGCGCGTGAGTACAAACAATGAGGCCGGGCGCGACGTTCTTCAGCCGCCATCCGGTTGCGATCCGGTCGATCTGGCGCAGCGCGTTCTGTCCGTCGCTGCCCGCGCAGATCATTGCCGCATATGGGCGCCCGTTCACGCGATCGAGCGCCGCGTAGTAACAGCGATCGAAGAAGTCTTTCATCAGCCCGGACATCGCTGCCAGGTTCTCCGGCGTCGCAAACAGGTAAGCGTCGGCGGCCAGCACATCGTCCGCGCTCGTCGCATCCGCGCGCTGCAGCCGGACGTCGACGCCGGGCTGCTCGCGCGCCGCGCCCGCAGCCGCTTCGGCCATCTGCTGCGTGCCTCCGGTCATCGTGTGATAGACGATCAACAGCATCTTCATTCGTAGTCGCTCGCGTTCGGCTTCAGGTGTGCCGGCGACATCGCCGGTTTGCGCTGGATGGCCGGTGATCACGTGTGGGGGCGGTTCTGCATTCGCTTTTGCGGGTCAGACGGTTCGCCGGCATGGTCGATGCAAGGCATGCATCGACCATGCGCTCGGCTGTGGCTTCGGCTCGCACATGACTTTCCGCATGCGCGGTCAGTGCGATGCGGTGGGCGGTGCGCCGCCGTCGTCCGGCCGCGCATAGTACGCAAGAAACATGTCGGCGGCGGATTCCGCGACTTTCTGCTGCTCCGGGGCCGTGAGCGGCGGCTGGCCCATCGTGATCTGCGGCCAGAACGCAAATGCCTTCACGACGCCATGCAACTGATGCGCGGCGAACACCGGATCGGTGACCGACAGGCGGCCGGCCGTCGCGGCCGTACGCACCCAGACCGTCATGTCTTCCTCGCGCTCGCCGAGTCGTTCGACCATGTCGCGCGCACGTTCCGGCGAGTGGATGGCCGCGCCGATCGCGACACGCGCGAGCGCAAGAAACGCGTCGTCGTTCAGCAGGCGCAGTTTGCGGTTCAACAACGCGAGCAGTTGCTCGCGCAGCGGGACGTCGGTGCGATAAGCGGGCGAGCTGCCTGTCCGGGTCGCATCCCACAGCTTGTGCAGGATCGCGGCGAACAACGTTTCCTTGCCCGGGAAGTGGTTATAGACCGTGCGCTTCGACACGTCCGCACGCGCAGCGATGCGATCCATGCTGGTCGCGTCGTAGCCCGCCGCGAGGAATTCCTCGATGGCCGCGTCGACGATGGCCGCGCGCTTTCGATCGGTCAGGCGCTGGGGGGAGTGCTGGTATCCATGCAGAAATTTTACACCGGGCAGTTTACTTTTCCCAAGAATAAACTACACTGTTTAGTGTACTTTCTCTCCCGGACACACCGACATGGCATCGCCTCTCGTCTTCATTCATCGCATGCTGGGTTTTGCGGCCGCCAAGCGCGGCCGCGCGCAATCCGCCGGGTCGCCGCAGCACACGGGCGAGCGCTTCAGCAATGTCGCGCCGCGTCCGGTCGAAGGTATCGGCAAGACGCTCGGGATCGCCTGGAACATGCTGGTCAACAAGCCGCGCAATACCGTGCCCGCCGGCGCACTGCCCGTCGATTCGCTGACCCGCGCGGAGCTCGATGCGGCACCTGATCGCAGCCTGTACCGGCTTGGGCATTCGACGATGCTGCTCAAGCTGCGCGGCGAATTCTGGCTGACCGATCCCGTATTTGCCGAGCGTGCATCGCCGTTTCGGCGTATCGGCCCCAAGCGCTTCCATGCGCCGCCGATCGCGCTTGAAGATCTTCCGCCGCTGCGCGGCGTGATCCTGTCGCACGATCACTATGATCACCTCGACCGCGACACGGTGCTTGCCCTTGCGGCAACCACCGATGTGTTCGTCACGACGCTGGGCGTCGGCGACCGACTGATCGATTGGGGCATCGACGCGAAGAAGGTTCGCCAGCTCGATTGGTGGCAGAGTGTCGACGTGGCTGGCCTGACGCTGACCGCGACACCGGCACAGCACTTCTCCGGGCGCAGCCTGTTCGACGGCAACAGCACGCTGTGGGCGTCCTGGGTCATCGTCGACGGCGACCTGCGCGTGTTCTTCAGCGGCGACACGGGTTACTTCGACGGATTCCGGACGATCGGCGAGCGCCTCGGGCCGTTCGACGTGACGCTGATCGAAACAGGCGCATATGATGCGCAATGGCCGTATGTGCACATGCAGCCGGAAGAAACCGTTCAGGCGCACATCGACTTGCGCGGACGCTGGCTGATCCCGATCCACAACGGCACGTTCGATCTTGCGATGCATCGCTGGCAGGAACCGTTCGAGCGCGTGACGGCACTGGCGCTCGTGCGCGGCATCGAGCTGTCGACGCCCAGGATGGGCGAGCGCCTCGATCTCAACCAACCGCATAGTGGCGAACGGTGGTGGCGCACGGTCGACGAGCGTGCGAAGACTCCGGCAACGAAATCGCGCCGCTGGCAGCTTTGCGCGTCGCAGACGACGAAGTAGGCCCACCGATCGTTTGCACATTCCTTCCGGGATCGCGGCAATGCCGCGACCCCGGAAGGCGCGTTGCCGAAGCGCCTGTACGTTGACGGCCGGCCTGTAGACCCGATTACCTGAGTAGAGAAGTCATGCATCCGGCACCCGCCCGATACACCCCTGGTCAACGAGACGACGACGCAATCGCTGCATTCAATCATGCAGGACACCGGTCCACGAGCCGCGAGAGCGATCTCCGGCAAACGCTGGCGGAGCGCGTCGCGAGATGGACCGAAGGCGTCGATCACCTCACGACCGCCATTCCGAACCTGAGCTTCCATCGAAGGGAAGCGCCAACGCAACCGATGGAATGCATGGTCGAACCGAGTTTCGGCCTCGTTGTTCAGGGCGCGAAGCGCGTCATTCAAAGCGGCGACGCGTATATCTACGACGCCAACCGCTTCCTGATCACGTCTCTCGATTTGCCGGGATCGACGCAGGTCATCGAGGCCAGCCACGAAAAGCCGTTTCTCGGGCTCGGGCTCAAGCTTGATTTTCGCGTCATGGCCGAACTGATGGCGCAGGTCACGCCAGAGCGTGACGAAGCGCCCGCCGGCCGCGGCCTCGTGGTCGGCGACATGACCGAACCGCTATACGACGCGCTGAACCGATTGCTGGCACTGCTCGATGACCCGGGCGCCATTGCCGTTCTCGCACCATACGTCGAGCGGGAAATCTATTACCGTCTGCTGACGAGCGATCAGGGTGCCCGCCTGCGTCAGATCGCGTCCGCCGGCAGCCAGGGCAACCGCGTGTCGCGCGCAATTCAGTGGCTGCGGACCCACTATGATGAGTCTTTGCGAGTCGACGATCTCGCAGCGCAAGTTCAGATGAGCAGTTCGACTTTCCATCACCACTTCCGCCAGCTCACCGGCATGAGTCCGCTCCAATATCAGAAATGGATACGACTCAATGAGGCACGTCGGCTGATGTTGTCCGAGCGGCTCGATGCCGCATCCGCATCATTCAGGGTCGGGTATGCGAGCCCGACCCAGTTCAACCGCGAGTACAGCCGGTTGTTCGGCAATTCACCGCGGAGAGATATCGATACCTTGAGGGGACGGTCGGATGCCGCCCTGTCGATCGCGGCAAGTTATTGAATACGATGGCCGTGCGGAAGACGCGTGGCGCTAACCTTGGCGAGATGCGCAGAATTCCCGAATCGACTTCGCTGGTGGGGAATCGAGCCCGTTGAATCGAACGAGTGGGCAGGACCCGTACTTCCTGCCCACTCAAAAATTGATCGCTTAGCGTCTGCCTGGGCTCAAGCCTCAAACTCACAAACATCAATCGGCTACTGATGGCCTCGGCCATATCGACCACATCTGAACAGGTGTCGACTTCGTCTCCCCTCCAAAGACAAAGCGCCATTGCTGCTTTTCAAATTCTTTGTCGTAACTTCCCGGCAGCCAATTTCTCGCGAAACGCATTGATCCAACGCCTCGTGCAACTTCGTGTAGTGCGTTGTCACGTGACAACTCGTGCCGAGTATTGGCGTTACGCACCAGAACTAAGGTACGTGAGAGTGCCGCGATGGACTGTACGAACGGTAGATTGATTGCTCGCTAGTGCGAGGGGAATCAAATTCGTTTCAAAAACTACGAATCACGTGTTGTACGTGACAGTTTTCGCTAGGCTCATACAGAACAACGATAGCGGCGCGCAGAAAAAGCATACGCCCCCATTTCCCCAGGCAATCTTGTTCAGATTGCGTGAAACAACATGAAGAATCTGGCGCAAGCCATTGCTGGACAAGGGTTTCTAGCGCGACCCTGTTTTTCGCGAATGTTTCACGATCCAGTCTGTTCGTATTGTCGCGTGGCTCCGACGCGCGAATTTACCCCCAAACAGGTCTGCGTAGACGCATGGGTCAGAGCGATATCGCATCGCGCTGATAGCAGCATCGGATTACCGATGGAAAGCCCTCCCCTCCCCTGCGGCAAGGGTCCATGATGAGTCGAAGCTTTGATTTCCCCATAAATAGGGCCATATCGAATCCTAATTTGAAGAGAATTCATCAAGCAGCCGAGAGCTCATAGTCGCCTCAACAGGCAACTAAGCAGCGACGAAAGATCGATCGACCTCCCTCTCCTCCGTAGCAACGGACACTCATGACGATCATTCAGGTCCTTCCTGCGCCTCGCATTCGACTCCCTGGTGGAGGCCCTGTTGTCACGTGACAACTCGACAATCCACTCACAACGCATACGGTGTTGAGCGGCAAGGTGTTGTCTGCGAGCTTCTCGCCCATTGATAGTGATCCGCTTGTATCCCGCGTTCCGGATAACAGTTGCAGCGCCACGGAGCGATTGTCACGTGACAACTCCGCTCGATGCCAAGTAATCGCTCCTCGCAACAGTGGTGTGTCGGACACTGAAATGGTGTTATCTCGACTGACACCACGATCGAATCAAGAGTCTCGTACTGCAACATTCAACGTCGACCACGCCCATATGCTGGCGACTTGTCACGTGACAACTGCACTTATCGTCAGGACTCAAGAAATCAATTAATCGGAGTCAGGGCGAGTTTCATCGGACACCAGGGCATGGCCCGACGAGCGGCCTCTACGAGTCAACGTCATCATTGACACTTAAGACGTTCAAATTTTCCTTCAGTCGTTGGCAATTCTTCTTGATCTCGGCCTGTAATTTTATTTTTACTCACCTGTTGGCCGTGATTGATTCATTGGCCATTCGGTCCACTTGTCACGTAACAACCACATCCGTCATCAATATGTGCATCTCATCGAACGCTTTTCTGGACATTTCGATAACATCTGCATATATTACGAAAAACTCCGTGGAGGAATTTAATGGCTTTCAAGATCGCCGTCAGTAATCAAAAAGGTGGTACTGGAAAGACAACCATCTCCGTCAATATCGCGGCTGCGTTCGAGGCGGGCGGCAACAAGGTCGCATTGATCGATGCCGACCCTCAAGGAACTTCCGTCCGCTGGGTGACGAGCGGCGAGAACACGTTGCCGATGACGGTCCTTTCGCTGGCGCCCGCTGGTCGTGGCATCGGCGGCGAGATCAAGAAGCAGGACGCGAACTTCGACGTCATCGTCGTCGACTGTCCGGGCAACCTCGAAGATCCGCGCATCGCGTCCGTGCTCGAGGTGGCCGACTTCTGCCTCGTGCCGCTCTCGCCGTCGCCAGCGGACCTGTACAGCACCGTTGCGATGATTCGCATGATCGAGTCGATGCGGGCCGTTCGTAACCCGAGTCTTTCTTCCGCATTGATGCTGAATAGTGTCAATGGAAAAACTAAAATGCGTGAAGAAATTTTAAAAATTCTAAGAGCTGAAGAAATAGGGGAGCATCTGCTCGACAGCCAGATCGCGCAACGCGAGGTCTACCGTCAGACGTTCGCCCTCGGCACCACGATCCATCATCACAATCGGTACCTGAAGGGTTTGAAAGAAGCGCGCGCGGAGATCGAAAGGCTGGTCACGGAAATGGCCCAATACATCGCGTCGACGCGAGCTACCGGAGCCGCCCATGGCTAAGGACACATCGAAAGACAAAAAGCCGACCGGCAACCTGCATCTCGCAGCCGGCCTGTTGCGCGGACTCGCGCAGGAAAATGCCGCACTGGAAACCCGGTTGCCCGAACCGCCGGCCACGCCGGGCGTCACCATGGAAGCGGCACCCGCCGCGCCCCCGGCCGCGGCCACGCCCGGCGGTACTCCGGATCTTGGCGCGCCGCAGAAGGTCCTGGTCAAGGATTGCATCCCGAACCCGTTCAATCCGCGCGTGTTCTATTCGGAGTCGAGCCTGCACGAGCTCGCGCTGACGTTGAAACGGGAAGGGCAGATCGAACCGATCAAGGTCACGCGGCTCCCCGAGTTTCCCGGCAAGCTCGTCGTGATCGACGGGCAACGCCGGCTGCGCGCGACGAGCATCAACGGCGACGAAACCATCAACGCCACGTTCCGCACGGACCACACGCCCGAGCAGCTCTATACGATCGCGTATCGGGCGAACCACGACCACGAGCGGCAGACGATCTTCGACGATGCGGTCGCGTGGAAGCGTCTCCTCGACGAGAAGGTCTTTCCCGACCAGAACACGCTGGCGGAGAAAATCGGCAAGGACAAGGCATCGATCAGCAAGACGCTGTCGCTCAACGCACTGCCCAACACGCTCCTGGAACGGATGGCCAGCGCGAACGACGTGGTCGGTCTGCAGGCCGCGTACTTCCTGAAGCTGATCTTCGAGCGTCTGGGCGAACCGACGGCCGACCGGCTGCTGACGGCCGTCATCGACCGGAAAAAATCGGTCCGCGATCTCGAGAATTTCCTGCGTGCGCAGAGCGACGACAACAAGAAAGCCGGGCGCACGCGTTACAGCGTCCGTCACGACTTCGCGCTCGAATCGCGAGCGATCGGCCAGTTGAAGACCTACCCCGACGGCCGCCTGGATCTGCAGCTCAAGGGCGTCGACGCGTCCCACCAGGAAGCACTCGCCGACAAGCTCAAGACCGTCATCGATGCCTACGTGGCCGAGCTCGCGGCAGTCGCACAAAAGTAACGCGCCCAAAGCAGAAGGCCTCGCCTCCGCGTTGCGCCGCTAAGCCGGACGACGAAGTCCGGCACACGACGCACACCCGGCTGCGAGGCCTCGTTCAGTTGCCTGCGAGACTGCTCTTGAGCAGGAATTCCAGCAGGTCGTCCGACGTCGGCTCGCCCCAGGTATCCAGCGCCAGCCATCGGAAGAAGCTGGTCTGCGCGAGCTTGCTCGCCTTCTTCTTCGGCGACAGCGTCAGGTCCTTCGAGCCGGCCACCGTCTCGTTGTAACGCTCGATCAGCTTGGTCTGGTCGTCGATCTCCAGCTCGCGGAAATACGCGCCGGCTTCCTCGACCTTCGCCGCCAGATATTTGTCGCGGATCTGCTCCTGCTTGCTCTGCGCGGATTCCTTCGCCGGCGCGGCCGCCTCCGTGCCCTGCCCGTCGGCCAGCGTGTAGCCGTGCGTCAGCGCCTTGCGGAAATACGCGGCCACGTTGTCGACCGGCGCCGCATTCTTCTTCGTTGTCCGATTGAGCGTATAGGCAATCGCCGCCTTGATCCGCTGCACGCCGTATTGCGTGATCAGACGGCGGGCTTCCGAACGCGGAATGCCGAACTTGGCGACTTCCTCGACGAGCGCTTCGTTCTTGACGTCGCCGTCTTCGACCGTATCGGTGCTCTGCTTGCGTGTCACCTTGAACTGAACAGCTTCCACGCTGCGGCCCGACTTGTGCTCGATCAGCTC
Coding sequences within:
- a CDS encoding TOBE domain-containing protein; translation: MRTSARNHFAGQVSAVKPGAVNDEITLRTQDGLDIVAVITHGSAASLGLAAGSKAFALVKASSVIVMVDVDSSKVSARNCVAGTVASVAKGAVNSEVVIKATGGAEIVAIVTNDSVDRLGLASGTAASAIFKASSVIVGVE
- a CDS encoding bleomycin resistance protein, yielding MTDIASPNLPSRDFEATSRFYEKLGFTETWRDDGWMILKRGDLLLEFFPHPELDPATSWFSCCFRLAHVGAFFDDVLAAGIPEQATGWPRAHRPTREAWGGMVGALIDPDGSLIRLIQTED
- a CDS encoding DMT family transporter translates to MNPRHSAIFVALTAAALFGAATPLAKVLIGAMSPFMVAGLFYLGSGVGLGTGILLRRLHNRRAPAAAAPMQRADLPWLAGAIAAGGVAGPALLMLGLSSTPAATSALLLNLEGVLTAVIAWVVFRENVDTQVFLGMVAIVAGGTLLSWTPGHAGVPVGALLIVGACLCWAIDNNLTRKVAANDAMVIACVKGLVAGPVNIGIALATGATLPAVPVTAAAMLTGLGGYGISLVLFVVALRHLGSARTGAYFSIAPLFGVVLSLLIWPALPPATFWIAAALMALGIWLHVRERHEHTHAHERLEHTHRHRHDEHHQHAHDFPYDGNEPHTHPHVHLPITHSHAHFPDIHHRHRH
- a CDS encoding ProQ/FinO family protein; protein product: MGFEQLAELRAQLAAKAKQERNAKRPAAPTDAGAKPKSGGQPPRGAKPGAGPKAPHRAKPASAKPSAPVDPVIVAIGKLQRKFPNAFPKNPAPKVPLKVGIWDDLAREAQAVGLNEAELREAMSTWCRGNRYWSCLVEDAVRVDLQGNEAGRVTHDDAARARRLKARRPGGKGAAQQAKGAQQPKAEQQAEQQAEQQAEQQAEQQAEQQAEAVAAPQPASAQAQTDVVPQVEQQTAGNE
- a CDS encoding DUF2889 domain-containing protein; this translates as MVPRHDIPRDGVTREEIHHRQIDMRGYRRSDGLFEVTACLADRKTSDFTPPGGTRTVTALSPVHDLGVTLVFDADMVVRDVSTFIRSHPYAECPGGGDSLQALVGLNIGAGWNSEVRKRLPSCDTCTHLKELLGPIATTAYQTMVGMRRSSLDYRDSEGKPLKIDSCHAYGASRDLVKRLWPEYHRPAAPAKGG
- a CDS encoding flavodoxin family protein: MKMLLIVYHTMTGGTQQMAEAAAGAAREQPGVDVRLQRADATSADDVLAADAYLFATPENLAAMSGLMKDFFDRCYYAALDRVNGRPYAAMICAGSDGQNALRQIDRIATGWRLKNVAPGLIVCTHAQTPERILAAKTIDGEDLARCAELGAGLAAGLALGVF
- a CDS encoding MBL fold metallo-hydrolase, whose product is MASPLVFIHRMLGFAAAKRGRAQSAGSPQHTGERFSNVAPRPVEGIGKTLGIAWNMLVNKPRNTVPAGALPVDSLTRAELDAAPDRSLYRLGHSTMLLKLRGEFWLTDPVFAERASPFRRIGPKRFHAPPIALEDLPPLRGVILSHDHYDHLDRDTVLALAATTDVFVTTLGVGDRLIDWGIDAKKVRQLDWWQSVDVAGLTLTATPAQHFSGRSLFDGNSTLWASWVIVDGDLRVFFSGDTGYFDGFRTIGERLGPFDVTLIETGAYDAQWPYVHMQPEETVQAHIDLRGRWLIPIHNGTFDLAMHRWQEPFERVTALALVRGIELSTPRMGERLDLNQPHSGERWWRTVDERAKTPATKSRRWQLCASQTTK
- a CDS encoding AraC family transcriptional regulator, with product MHPAPARYTPGQRDDDAIAAFNHAGHRSTSRESDLRQTLAERVARWTEGVDHLTTAIPNLSFHRREAPTQPMECMVEPSFGLVVQGAKRVIQSGDAYIYDANRFLITSLDLPGSTQVIEASHEKPFLGLGLKLDFRVMAELMAQVTPERDEAPAGRGLVVGDMTEPLYDALNRLLALLDDPGAIAVLAPYVEREIYYRLLTSDQGARLRQIASAGSQGNRVSRAIQWLRTHYDESLRVDDLAAQVQMSSSTFHHHFRQLTGMSPLQYQKWIRLNEARRLMLSERLDAASASFRVGYASPTQFNREYSRLFGNSPRRDIDTLRGRSDAALSIAASY
- a CDS encoding ParA family protein, with the translated sequence MAFKIAVSNQKGGTGKTTISVNIAAAFEAGGNKVALIDADPQGTSVRWVTSGENTLPMTVLSLAPAGRGIGGEIKKQDANFDVIVVDCPGNLEDPRIASVLEVADFCLVPLSPSPADLYSTVAMIRMIESMRAVRNPSLSSALMLNSVNGKTKMREEILKILRAEEIGEHLLDSQIAQREVYRQTFALGTTIHHHNRYLKGLKEARAEIERLVTEMAQYIASTRATGAAHG
- a CDS encoding ParB/RepB/Spo0J family partition protein, with protein sequence MAKDTSKDKKPTGNLHLAAGLLRGLAQENAALETRLPEPPATPGVTMEAAPAAPPAAATPGGTPDLGAPQKVLVKDCIPNPFNPRVFYSESSLHELALTLKREGQIEPIKVTRLPEFPGKLVVIDGQRRLRATSINGDETINATFRTDHTPEQLYTIAYRANHDHERQTIFDDAVAWKRLLDEKVFPDQNTLAEKIGKDKASISKTLSLNALPNTLLERMASANDVVGLQAAYFLKLIFERLGEPTADRLLTAVIDRKKSVRDLENFLRAQSDDNKKAGRTRYSVRHDFALESRAIGQLKTYPDGRLDLQLKGVDASHQEALADKLKTVIDAYVAELAAVAQK